The region GggtttttatccattttttggtgaaattatgtttttatacatagtataaaatgttatttatattgtaaaggTATGAAACTAATACGTGCACATAAGGGAAATGactttttcactttaaaaaaaaaattaatttccgaTTTTGTCAATGGATATAACTTTgcttaaaattgacaaaaaatacatataatgtattaaaattaaagtaagttCACGCATAAACCATTTTAAAcatgattgatataaatatattaataaaacattagcGTGATAATTTAggatgtaattttttgagtcCGAGAAGtcgatttttttagtttaatacaaaaatagtagTCTCAGGGGAATCTGCAGGAttcttaataaagaaaattcttacaaactataattttttcctttgatcaaaataaaaattcattgatttggAGGAGGGAGGCTCTAGAGACCCCTAACTCCACACAAAATAATGGGGGAGATTTTGGTTCCTAGACATATGTGATAACTAAATTTATATGTGAATAAACATATCTTAATATTTAACATGAGGTGAATATTTCAAGATACTAAACTAACACATGATTTGTAAAGCTCGTGTTGTAAAACAGACAGCTCATAGCTGGAATTCATTCGATTTGATGACTGTATTACAAGTAATTTAGATTATTAAAGGATCTAAGGATTTTGAGTTTATGTCCTTTTttagtttgtattaaaataattataatgtcaTTTGAATATTCAAACCTAGACCTTTTATGCGTGAGGTTTTTTAGCTCAACCCACTTTTAAATCcatgtttaaataaaacaataaatataattaattctaaaaCAGTTCAGggatatgaaattataaaatagttattaccCTAGCGCAGATTATAGTTGTCATTATCTTGTCTGGACAGAGAAATGATTTTGCACAGAAAGTGGGGTTCAAACTTCTCTACAGGTTAAGTTTTTACAAACACTCGCTCGTCTTACCGGTATGAGaagaactatatatatatatatgattgttTATCTGttcagtttatattttattccttgaataatatttccaaaagGTATAAAATCAACAATAACCCAAGTCATTTActtcatttatcaaataacttaCAATGAGAGCCTTCCTTTATCTTTTATTTGTGACATGCGTTGCCTCACAGTCTCAAGAAGAATCTTCATGTTCTACTGAAAAAGAGTGTCCAGCCTATCATTCCTGCTTCTACAATGTATTTTTCGGATCATACTGTGTAGGACCAAGATATGGTGTTGTCGACTGCCGTGGCACAAATGCCCAGGGTGAAGTTTACCCAAATCATCAAATCTGTGTTGATGAAAACATGAAAgaggttatttatttatttactttttcaatataaaatttgtccaCATTTATTAGTGTTATAATTACTCATATTAGGAAGGATTTAGTGACTCACGTGAAGCCACCAAACGATGTTACAAAACTGAAATTGATGGCAGGTAAGAATAATCAACTAATTATTTACATAGGTAATTTCTCGAGAAAAcggatttgactcaaatttagtATGTGGTATCATTGCTAACGGttctaatcaaaaataaaatatattgaatcagTAACTCAAAGTACGAAAATTAGGAGTAATGGTGTGATTGAGTAAAatcataaattcatttaaatagtattttttgtatatttattatatttttttacaaaaaatgaagttatgatttaaaaaaatccaaatattactTCTAACACTATGATTATAcgattatttaaaacattagtAAGTGTCACAACCTTTAAATcgttaaaatttcaaaaaaataatcaacgaTCACCAACCTTAAATGATTTAATGTCAAAAACTAAAGTCCTggttaattagttattttttgtcataaaataatattttaaaattctttttttaaaagctaattAACAGCTTTTTAATGATGCATTATGCTTCCTTACCATTGCTTTGGCTTACGGTATATGATTATGATAGtctaaaattcataaaatgttatttttacatcAGAATTGGATTGAGTTATGGATCCCATATTTCTTTTCTGACAAGGATAACTATCAATGTAACcacat is a window of Lepeophtheirus salmonis unplaced genomic scaffold, UVic_Lsal_1.4 unplaced_contig_12399_pilon, whole genome shotgun sequence DNA encoding:
- the LOC121130818 gene encoding uncharacterized protein yields the protein MRAFLYLLFVTCVASQSQEESSCSTEKECPAYHSCFYNVFFGSYCVGPRYGVVDCRGTNAQGEVYPNHQICVDENMKEEGFSDSREATKRCYKTEIDGSEAYRCGDSYKNACTPEYDTQGNFVKEDQCPYQFK